A single window of Ignavibacteriota bacterium DNA harbors:
- a CDS encoding CBS domain-containing protein → MNNTIPHRIYDFLKEHPPFNFISKEILLQISQDIIIIYSEKNDVIFKQGDKPPDYFYVVREGAVKLFNEFKNENILIDVCDEGDIFGIRPLISEDRPYTLTAKVSEEALIYKIPTGSFLEIMKLNKNVENYFSSSFTGGIRNPYSKYSKQKYFDESQNIHSEKFNFFDIQKIPLGNLPITCALGSTIRNAAMAMKEKKVGSIVVVDETNKPIGIITDKDLRNKVVAGEVASHCIVEDIMSSPVITSDRNATAADLQILMIKNNIHHICVTEDGTTNSKMIGMISEHDILILYGNNPSVLIREINRAKNSEQLRNIRANAELLLRNYLQQEISIDFITRIITEINNAINIKAIDLTISELAEKNKELPNVKWCWLSLGSQGRGEQLLRSDQDNALVFDDVENIDYEKTKNYFLQLAKGVNDILEDCGFDYCPANVMASNPNWCLSLSEWNKQFESWIYSPGNKEVMYSTIFFDFNPLYGNYELSEKMSENIFRVINNQESFMSFLAKNAIENPPPLSFFRDFMVENNGEHKNEFDIKARAMMPLVDGARVLALAAGLRGINSTIKRFNKLAEIEPENNELFEQLADACEIIIRFRTMQGLKHNNTGRYFKPDELNKMQRLMLRNCFRPIKELQTILTVRFNLNMFR, encoded by the coding sequence ATGAACAATACAATTCCGCATAGAATTTATGATTTTCTAAAAGAGCATCCGCCCTTCAATTTTATTTCTAAAGAAATATTACTGCAAATTTCACAGGATATCATAATAATTTATTCGGAAAAAAATGATGTAATTTTTAAACAAGGCGATAAACCTCCGGATTATTTTTATGTTGTTAGGGAAGGAGCCGTTAAACTTTTTAACGAATTCAAAAATGAAAATATTTTAATTGATGTTTGTGATGAAGGTGATATATTTGGAATTAGGCCTTTAATTTCAGAAGACCGTCCTTATACTTTAACCGCAAAAGTTTCCGAAGAAGCATTGATCTATAAAATTCCTACCGGTTCATTTTTAGAAATTATGAAACTAAATAAAAATGTTGAAAATTATTTTTCTTCTTCATTTACGGGAGGAATTAGAAATCCATATTCAAAATACAGCAAACAGAAATATTTCGATGAGTCGCAAAATATTCACAGTGAAAAATTTAATTTTTTCGACATTCAAAAAATCCCGCTCGGCAATTTGCCGATAACTTGTGCTTTGGGATCCACAATTAGAAATGCCGCAATGGCTATGAAAGAAAAGAAGGTTGGTTCAATTGTTGTGGTTGATGAAACTAATAAACCAATTGGAATTATAACCGACAAGGATTTAAGAAATAAAGTTGTAGCCGGAGAAGTTGCTTCGCATTGTATTGTTGAAGATATAATGAGCAGTCCAGTAATAACTTCCGATAGAAATGCAACTGCCGCCGATCTGCAAATTTTAATGATCAAAAATAATATTCATCATATATGTGTAACTGAAGACGGAACAACAAATTCCAAAATGATAGGGATGATATCCGAACACGATATTTTAATTTTATATGGAAATAATCCATCGGTTCTCATAAGAGAAATTAATAGAGCAAAAAATTCCGAACAATTAAGGAATATTAGAGCAAATGCCGAACTTTTGCTGAGAAATTATTTACAGCAGGAAATTTCAATAGACTTTATAACAAGAATTATTACGGAAATAAATAACGCTATAAATATTAAAGCAATTGACCTGACTATCTCTGAGCTGGCTGAAAAAAATAAAGAATTACCAAATGTAAAATGGTGCTGGCTTTCGTTAGGAAGTCAGGGCAGAGGTGAACAACTTTTACGTTCCGATCAAGATAACGCATTGGTTTTTGATGATGTGGAAAATATTGATTATGAAAAAACTAAAAATTATTTTCTTCAATTGGCAAAAGGTGTAAACGATATCCTTGAAGATTGCGGATTTGATTATTGTCCGGCAAACGTTATGGCAAGTAATCCTAATTGGTGCTTATCATTAAGTGAATGGAATAAGCAATTTGAAAGTTGGATTTACAGTCCGGGAAATAAAGAAGTAATGTACTCAACAATTTTTTTTGATTTTAATCCACTGTATGGAAATTATGAGCTTTCGGAAAAAATGTCGGAAAATATATTTCGAGTAATTAATAATCAAGAAAGTTTTATGTCGTTCTTGGCAAAAAACGCTATTGAAAATCCGCCGCCTTTAAGTTTCTTTAGAGACTTTATGGTAGAAAATAACGGAGAACATAAAAATGAATTTGATATAAAAGCCCGCGCTATGATGCCGCTTGTTGATGGAGCGAGAGTTTTGGCATTAGCCGCAGGATTACGAGGCATAAACAGTACAATTAAAAGGTTTAATAAATTGGCAGAAATTGAGCCAGAGAACAATGAGTTATTTGAACAACTTGCCGATGCCTGCGAAATAATTATTCGATTTAGAACAATGCAAGGTTTAAAACACAATAACACCGGACGTTATTTTAAGCCGGATGAACTGAATAAAATGCAAAGATTAATGCTTAGAAATTGTTTCCGTCCAATTAAAGAACTTCAGACAATTTTAACCGTAAGATTTAATTTGAACATGTTCAGATGA
- a CDS encoding carbohydrate-binding domain-containing protein — protein sequence MSIKIILKVFVLFILVLILVKCENNETPTETNDSEITNSSDSGNSVVEIISENKISHEDPSDYIWDAASVKKITLNGNSITSETSTGISINGSVLTISALGNYELSGTLSNGQIIIDIADSDLTGIEKTSSANSDEIVRLILNNANITNSTSSPIYIANSSKTVIVLSDNSTNTLTDGTNYTYINAETEEPNSTIFSNDDLTFYGNGTLTVNANFNDAIASEDGLIIKSGNINITSVDDAIRGKDYLIIKDGTVKITSNGEGLKSDNTEDATRGYISIEGGSINITSFGDGISAATDVLISDGTLNIKTTGTNTTETSSKAVKGLVSVVIDNGDLTINSADDAVHSNGSVTINNGTFSIASKDDGIHADNTVIINDGTIYILSSVEGVEGHYIYVNGGNITVVSTDDSFNSSAGSRTETDDNSCIYIHGGYIVLIPSNGDGLDSNGDMQMTAGTVIIHGPSSQPEVMIDYNGTFIISGGFLTSSGSNSNMTQAPSSSSTQYCVKIMFNSSISASTIIHVQDSDGNNVLTFQPTKKFQSVVFSSSDLQKGKTYSIYKGGSSTGSSSNGLYQSGTYSGGTLYKSFSVSNTITNVN from the coding sequence ATGTCTATTAAAATCATTTTAAAAGTTTTTGTTTTATTCATTTTAGTTTTGATTTTAGTAAAATGTGAAAATAACGAAACTCCAACCGAAACAAACGATTCAGAAATAACTAACAGCTCTGACAGCGGAAACAGCGTTGTGGAAATAATAAGCGAAAATAAAATATCACACGAAGATCCATCGGATTATATTTGGGATGCCGCCTCGGTAAAAAAAATTACCTTAAACGGAAATTCAATTACCAGTGAAACTTCAACCGGAATTTCAATAAATGGAAGTGTTCTAACTATTTCTGCTTTGGGAAATTATGAATTAAGCGGAACATTAAGCAACGGTCAAATTATTATAGATATTGCCGATAGCGATTTAACGGGAATTGAAAAAACTTCCTCAGCAAACTCGGATGAAATTGTAAGATTGATTCTTAATAATGCTAATATAACAAATTCAACGAGTTCGCCGATTTATATTGCGAATTCTTCCAAAACCGTAATTGTTCTTTCGGATAATTCTACTAATACTTTGACGGACGGTACAAATTATACTTATATTAACGCGGAAACCGAAGAACCCAATTCAACAATTTTCAGTAATGATGATTTAACATTTTACGGAAACGGAACTTTAACAGTTAATGCAAATTTTAACGACGCTATTGCAAGTGAAGACGGATTAATTATTAAAAGCGGAAATATAAATATTACTTCCGTCGATGATGCAATAAGAGGAAAGGATTATTTAATTATTAAAGATGGAACGGTTAAAATTACTTCCAACGGAGAAGGATTAAAATCAGATAATACCGAAGACGCAACACGCGGTTATATTTCAATAGAAGGCGGTTCGATTAATATTACTTCATTCGGTGATGGAATTTCGGCAGCAACAGATGTATTGATTTCTGATGGCACACTAAATATAAAGACAACCGGAACCAACACAACCGAAACTTCTTCAAAAGCCGTTAAAGGTTTGGTAAGCGTAGTTATTGATAATGGAGACTTAACTATTAATTCAGCCGACGATGCTGTTCACTCAAATGGTTCGGTAACAATTAATAATGGTACTTTTTCTATTGCCTCAAAAGATGACGGAATTCACGCGGACAATACGGTAATAATTAATGACGGCACTATCTATATTTTAAGTTCGGTCGAAGGTGTTGAAGGTCATTATATTTATGTAAATGGTGGCAATATAACTGTAGTTTCAACTGACGATAGTTTTAATTCTTCTGCAGGTTCGAGAACTGAAACTGACGACAATAGTTGTATTTATATTCATGGAGGTTACATAGTTTTGATTCCAAGTAACGGAGATGGATTAGACAGTAACGGAGATATGCAAATGACCGCCGGTACCGTAATTATTCACGGTCCTTCAAGTCAGCCTGAAGTTATGATTGATTATAACGGTACTTTTATTATTTCCGGTGGATTTTTAACGTCGTCGGGAAGTAATTCAAATATGACACAGGCGCCAAGTTCAAGTTCTACGCAGTATTGCGTAAAAATTATGTTTAATTCTTCAATTTCCGCCTCAACCATAATTCATGTTCAAGACAGCGACGGAAACAATGTTCTTACTTTTCAGCCTACTAAAAAATTTCAGTCGGTTGTATTTTCTTCATCAGATTTGCAGAAGGGAAAAACTTACTCAATTTATAAAGGCGGAAGTTCTACAGGTTCTTCTTCTAACGGATTATATCAATCCGGGACTTATTCCGGCGGAACACTTTATAAAAGTTTTTCTGTTTCAAATACTATAACCAACGTTAATTAA
- a CDS encoding pentapeptide repeat-containing protein, with product MQLEYLENQIFKNIDYSKVKFKKGEYENCSFQNCNFSKSDISHTSFINCKFKNCDLSSVKNIDTSFKRVEFIGCKLLGFHFDNCNEFLLSFSFDDCQLNLSTFYKMKLHKTTFIKCIIHEADFSEADLTNSVFDNCDFKDSVFDHTILEKSDFRTSYNFIIDPDSNRIEKAKFSSDNVLGLLTKYNIEIE from the coding sequence ATGCAGTTAGAATATCTGGAAAACCAAATTTTCAAAAATATTGATTATTCAAAAGTTAAATTCAAAAAAGGCGAGTACGAAAACTGTTCATTTCAAAATTGTAATTTTTCAAAATCAGATATAAGTCACACAAGTTTTATTAATTGTAAATTTAAAAATTGTGACCTCAGTTCTGTAAAAAACATAGATACATCGTTTAAAAGAGTAGAATTTATCGGTTGTAAATTATTGGGTTTTCACTTTGATAATTGCAATGAATTTTTGCTGTCCTTCAGTTTCGATGATTGTCAGCTGAATTTATCAACGTTTTACAAAATGAAACTTCATAAGACTACTTTTATAAAATGTATAATTCACGAAGCGGATTTTTCAGAAGCGGATTTAACAAACTCTGTATTTGATAACTGCGATTTTAAAGATTCCGTTTTTGATCACACGATTTTGGAAAAATCAGATTTTAGAACATCTTATAATTTTATAATTGATCCCGATTCCAACAGAATTGAAAAAGCAAAATTTTCATCGGATAATGTTTTGGGATTATTAACAAAATACAATATTGAAATTGAATAA
- a CDS encoding alpha-amylase, whose translation MSPKIKKCYIPKPYVELKHPEWSKNAVIYEVNIRQYTKEGTFKAFEKHLPRLKRLGVDILWLMPVNPIGEVNRKGTLGSYYSVKDYYSINPEFGNLNDFKKLVSKIHKMGMYVIIDWVANHSAWDNKLAVEHPDWYTKNKLGKFQPTPWFDWDDIIDFNYDKPELRKYMTEALIYWVNETNIDGYRCDVAGFLPNEFWENVRYELEKIKPVFMLAEWESRDLHKKAFDMTYSWSLYDRMKDSFTNKTGADGIVEYLAHDVNTFPNDGYRMTFVENHDKNSWFGNQFLNFGKGLNAAIVLTCTVKGMPLIYSGQEAGLSKSLKFFDKDLIDWKEHEIGKLYKKLFELKHKNRALWNGKYGGEMVRIFNDKSDKVISFYREMNNDKIISIINFSNKPVKVKIQSDNIEGKYSELFSDKEYILTEANCFSLSAWDYLLFTKSERKN comes from the coding sequence ATGTCGCCGAAAATTAAAAAATGTTACATACCGAAACCTTACGTAGAACTTAAACATCCCGAATGGAGCAAGAACGCCGTAATTTATGAAGTAAACATCAGGCAGTATACAAAAGAAGGTACCTTTAAGGCTTTTGAAAAACATTTACCGAGATTAAAAAGGTTAGGCGTTGATATACTTTGGTTAATGCCGGTAAATCCAATAGGTGAAGTTAACAGAAAAGGAACTTTGGGAAGTTATTATTCCGTAAAGGATTATTACAGTATCAATCCCGAGTTTGGAAACCTAAACGATTTTAAAAAACTTGTTAGCAAAATTCATAAAATGGGAATGTATGTAATTATTGATTGGGTCGCTAATCATTCAGCTTGGGATAATAAATTGGCTGTTGAACATCCCGATTGGTACACAAAAAATAAATTAGGAAAATTTCAGCCGACGCCTTGGTTTGATTGGGATGATATTATTGATTTTAATTATGATAAGCCCGAACTTAGAAAATATATGACTGAAGCGCTAATTTATTGGGTAAACGAAACTAATATAGACGGCTACAGATGCGATGTGGCGGGATTTCTTCCAAATGAATTTTGGGAAAATGTGAGATATGAATTGGAAAAAATAAAACCCGTTTTTATGCTGGCAGAATGGGAATCGCGCGATTTGCACAAAAAAGCTTTCGATATGACTTACTCGTGGAGTTTATACGATAGGATGAAAGATTCTTTTACAAATAAGACAGGAGCCGATGGAATAGTTGAATATTTAGCTCACGATGTTAATACATTTCCAAATGACGGATACAGAATGACGTTTGTAGAAAATCACGATAAGAATTCATGGTTCGGTAATCAATTTTTAAATTTTGGAAAAGGTCTTAATGCCGCAATTGTACTTACGTGTACTGTAAAAGGTATGCCTTTAATTTACAGCGGACAGGAAGCCGGACTTTCTAAATCACTTAAATTTTTTGATAAAGATCTCATTGATTGGAAAGAACACGAAATTGGAAAATTGTACAAAAAATTATTTGAATTGAAACATAAAAATAGAGCATTGTGGAATGGTAAGTACGGCGGGGAAATGGTTAGAATATTTAATGATAAATCCGATAAAGTAATTTCATTTTATAGAGAAATGAATAATGATAAAATTATATCTATTATTAATTTTAGCAATAAGCCGGTCAAAGTAAAAATTCAATCGGATAATATTGAAGGAAAATATTCGGAATTATTTTCGGATAAAGAGTATATTTTAACTGAGGCAAATTGTTTTAGTTTATCCGCATGGGATTATTTATTATTCACAAAAAGTGAAAGAAAAAACTAA
- a CDS encoding ADP-ribosylglycohydrolase family protein: MYYRSELYFKIFAAVSILFVTSCKTIENFENKDLVNPNFHYKKYTPNENDIEISRTEYYEKLYGFWLGQSIANWTGLITEMDKIGNIGEIKTGPFYTRDNWGKPDLPNIWNDDMDTNSSKIIDFVFRDENEIWGSDDDTDIEYMYQYLLFINETGMLTGEQIKEGWLKHIKSEEENFLWVSNQKAYDLMKDGFIPPQTGDPLYNSDYDMIDAQLTTEIFGLFAPSNPEIALKIANLPIQTTARKNAEWISEFYVIMHSLSILYDKNKSPKENILWMADIARKRLPENSYSAKMYDYVKSRYMENIPWEQVRDEVYQRYQVDQMDGYDITSRNMTCNGCFAAGINFASSIISLLYGEGDYKETIKIGVLAGWDADNPTSTWGGLLGFINGKNEIERIFSRKFSDKYNIHRTRQNFPNNGIDNFNNMAKIGIFIVDRVIQDLMNGGIDLEHNVWYIPQNGINVNSAE, encoded by the coding sequence ATGTATTACAGATCCGAATTATATTTTAAGATTTTTGCCGCTGTTTCAATATTATTCGTCACATCATGCAAAACAATTGAAAATTTTGAAAATAAAGATTTGGTAAACCCTAATTTCCATTATAAAAAATATACCCCAAATGAAAATGATATTGAGATATCTCGCACTGAATATTACGAAAAATTATATGGATTTTGGCTTGGGCAATCAATTGCAAATTGGACGGGTTTAATTACCGAAATGGATAAAATCGGGAATATTGGTGAAATTAAAACGGGACCATTTTATACAAGAGATAATTGGGGTAAACCTGATTTGCCGAATATTTGGAATGATGATATGGATACCAATTCATCAAAAATAATTGATTTTGTTTTTAGAGACGAAAATGAAATTTGGGGCTCCGATGATGATACGGATATAGAGTATATGTATCAATATTTACTTTTTATAAATGAAACCGGAATGTTAACAGGTGAGCAAATAAAAGAAGGCTGGCTAAAACACATTAAATCGGAAGAAGAAAATTTTCTTTGGGTTTCAAACCAAAAAGCATATGATCTAATGAAAGATGGATTTATTCCACCGCAAACCGGCGATCCGTTATATAATTCCGATTACGATATGATAGACGCACAGCTTACGACAGAAATTTTCGGTTTGTTTGCGCCTTCAAACCCGGAAATTGCCTTAAAAATAGCTAACCTTCCCATTCAAACTACAGCAAGGAAAAATGCTGAGTGGATATCCGAATTTTATGTAATAATGCATTCTCTTTCCATTTTATATGATAAGAATAAATCACCAAAAGAAAATATACTATGGATGGCTGATATTGCACGAAAACGCCTGCCGGAAAATTCGTATTCTGCAAAAATGTACGATTATGTTAAAAGCAGATATATGGAAAATATTCCATGGGAACAGGTAAGAGATGAAGTATATCAGCGGTATCAAGTTGATCAAATGGACGGCTATGATATTACGTCAAGAAATATGACATGCAACGGTTGTTTCGCCGCGGGTATAAATTTTGCCTCAAGTATTATAAGTCTTCTTTATGGAGAAGGCGATTATAAGGAAACTATAAAAATTGGAGTTCTTGCTGGCTGGGACGCTGATAATCCGACTTCAACTTGGGGCGGACTTTTAGGATTTATTAATGGAAAAAATGAAATAGAAAGAATTTTCAGCCGTAAATTTTCCGATAAATATAATATTCACAGAACCAGACAAAACTTTCCTAATAATGGAATTGATAACTTTAATAATATGGCAAAAATTGGAATTTTTATTGTTGACCGAGTAATCCAAGATCTAATGAACGGCGGAATTGATTTAGAACATAATGTATGGTATATACCGCAAAACGGTATAAATGTAAATTCCGCTGAATAA
- a CDS encoding 3'-5' exonuclease, with product MILNYFKKKSSINSPEFWKKYISHFDSKRDYKIPISHAEFVIIDIESTGLDFKKDKILSIGGVKIKNNQIEVCNTFEIYLSQNEFNPDSALVHGIIKNTNEVKVSENEGIEKFLEYIKNNILVGHSITFDISIINETLRKLGGNKLLNKSIDTINLYKRLKGNDYKVDSSLSLDSLCDEYKIIKSDRHNAAGDALITALLFLKLISGLKIRGVTELDSLLKSKGILF from the coding sequence ATGATTCTTAATTACTTTAAAAAGAAATCAAGTATAAATTCCCCCGAATTTTGGAAAAAATACATTTCACATTTTGATTCAAAACGTGATTATAAAATTCCTATATCTCATGCCGAATTTGTAATTATTGATATTGAATCTACCGGTTTGGATTTTAAGAAGGACAAGATTCTATCAATAGGCGGCGTTAAAATTAAAAACAATCAAATAGAAGTATGTAATACTTTTGAAATATATTTAAGTCAAAATGAGTTTAACCCCGACTCAGCTTTGGTGCATGGAATAATAAAGAATACAAATGAAGTAAAAGTATCAGAAAATGAAGGAATAGAAAAATTTTTAGAATATATTAAAAACAATATACTTGTCGGTCACAGTATTACGTTTGATATTTCCATTATTAATGAAACGCTTAGAAAACTTGGCGGTAATAAACTATTGAATAAGTCAATTGATACAATAAATTTGTACAAAAGATTAAAAGGAAACGATTACAAAGTTGATAGTTCTTTATCTTTAGATTCACTATGTGATGAATATAAAATAATAAAGAGCGATAGACACAATGCAGCCGGTGATGCATTGATAACGGCACTGTTATTTTTAAAATTGATCTCAGGTTTAAAGATAAGAGGAGTTACGGAGTTAGACAGTTTATTAAAATCAAAAGGAATTTTATTTTAA
- a CDS encoding endo alpha-1,4 polygalactosaminidase yields MDNSYKLNEQNGFISFAADNRELNNIPAYPEKPYNENSNDITKISQAKNFLYLINTENYSAKQDFISAVNETNYDLLLMDLFHNEISFTADEINRLKIKQNGGKRLVICYMSIGEAEDYRFYWQSNWNSNKPEWLDKENPSWKGNYKVKYWNSDWKNIIYGKQNSYLDLILSAEFDGVYLDIIDAYEYYEEL; encoded by the coding sequence ATGGATAATTCATATAAACTAAATGAGCAAAACGGATTCATTTCATTTGCCGCCGATAACCGTGAATTAAATAATATTCCGGCTTATCCGGAAAAACCTTACAACGAAAATTCCAATGACATAACAAAAATTTCTCAAGCAAAAAATTTTCTTTATTTAATCAACACAGAAAATTATTCTGCCAAGCAAGATTTTATATCAGCGGTTAATGAAACAAATTACGATTTATTGTTAATGGATTTATTTCACAATGAAATTTCTTTTACCGCTGATGAAATAAATCGGTTAAAAATTAAACAGAATGGCGGAAAGCGTTTAGTAATTTGCTATATGAGCATTGGAGAAGCTGAAGATTATAGATTTTATTGGCAATCAAACTGGAATTCAAATAAACCGGAATGGCTTGATAAAGAAAATCCATCTTGGAAAGGAAACTACAAAGTAAAATATTGGAACTCCGATTGGAAAAATATTATTTACGGAAAACAAAATTCATATTTGGATTTAATTTTAAGCGCTGAATTTGACGGAGTTTACCTAGATATTATTGATGCTTATGAATATTATGAGGAATTATAG
- the acs gene encoding acetate--CoA ligase, whose product MGNKIEKTINDPNVFYPSDSIVENANVKEYEKTYKRSIKDREGFWAEQAETLDWYKKWDKVLDDKNKPFYKWFVGGKTNIIQNAIDRHLKTWRKNKIAIVWEGEPGDVRVFSYHALNREVTKFANILKSMGAQKGEIVTIYMPQIPELVFAMLACAKIGAAHSVVYGGFSVEALAERIADAQSRILVTADGGWRRGKVNDLKGIVNEAIGRSPTIEACITVKRTGHEVYMESDRDFWYHDLASLPISNNKCETEVMDAEDMLFILYTSGTTGKPKGLVHTHGGYSVYTSTTHKMVFDIKEEDRWWCAADPGWITGHSYIVYGPLINGSTIMMYEGAPNHPYPNRWWQMIEKYGVTILYTSPTAIRGLMRFGNQWSKRHDISSLRLLGSVGEPINPEAWKWYYTNIGNEKCPIMDTWWQTETGGFMITPLPITPLKPGSATKPFFGIEIAVVDEKGKSVKAGEEGKLVIKSPWPGMARTILGDSDRFKDTYWKDYEQQGWYKAGDSARIDEDGYVWIIGRIDDVIKVSGYRLGTAEIESALVSHSKVAEAAAIALPHELKGNAIHAYVILKAGFKGDAELERNLKDHVGHEMGPIAKPDSVTFVDSLPKTRSGKIMRRVLKARAQGLPEGDLTTIEE is encoded by the coding sequence ATGGGGAATAAAATTGAAAAAACCATTAATGATCCTAATGTGTTTTACCCAAGTGATTCAATCGTAGAAAATGCAAATGTAAAAGAATATGAAAAAACTTATAAACGATCAATAAAAGACCGTGAAGGATTTTGGGCTGAACAAGCCGAAACTTTAGATTGGTATAAAAAATGGGATAAAGTTCTTGATGATAAAAACAAACCGTTTTACAAATGGTTCGTTGGCGGTAAAACAAATATAATCCAAAATGCAATTGACAGACACTTAAAGACCTGGCGTAAAAATAAAATAGCAATCGTTTGGGAAGGAGAACCCGGCGATGTTAGAGTTTTCTCATATCATGCACTAAACAGAGAAGTTACAAAATTTGCAAACATATTGAAAAGTATGGGAGCCCAAAAAGGCGAGATTGTAACAATCTATATGCCGCAAATTCCTGAACTCGTTTTTGCAATGCTGGCTTGCGCAAAAATTGGTGCCGCCCATAGTGTTGTATACGGCGGATTTAGTGTTGAAGCTTTGGCTGAAAGAATCGCTGACGCTCAAAGCAGAATTTTGGTAACTGCCGACGGAGGCTGGAGAAGAGGCAAAGTAAATGATCTTAAAGGAATTGTTAACGAAGCAATCGGCAGATCTCCCACTATTGAAGCTTGTATTACGGTAAAAAGAACAGGCCACGAAGTTTATATGGAAAGTGACCGAGATTTCTGGTATCATGATCTCGCTTCTCTTCCAATTTCAAATAATAAATGTGAAACGGAAGTAATGGATGCGGAAGATATGCTTTTCATTTTGTATACTTCTGGAACAACCGGAAAGCCAAAAGGTTTGGTCCATACTCACGGCGGATATTCAGTTTACACATCCACAACGCACAAAATGGTTTTTGATATTAAGGAAGAAGACAGATGGTGGTGTGCCGCAGATCCGGGCTGGATTACCGGTCACAGTTATATTGTCTACGGTCCGCTTATAAACGGATCAACGATAATGATGTATGAAGGCGCGCCAAATCATCCATATCCTAATAGATGGTGGCAAATGATTGAGAAATACGGTGTAACAATACTTTATACATCGCCGACCGCAATTAGAGGTTTAATGAGATTTGGAAATCAATGGTCAAAACGACATGATATAAGCTCATTAAGATTATTGGGTTCAGTTGGAGAACCAATAAATCCCGAAGCATGGAAATGGTATTATACAAATATTGGAAATGAAAAATGTCCTATTATGGATACATGGTGGCAAACTGAAACAGGCGGATTTATGATCACGCCGCTTCCAATCACTCCGTTAAAACCCGGTTCAGCTACAAAACCATTTTTCGGAATTGAAATTGCGGTAGTTGATGAAAAAGGTAAGTCAGTAAAGGCAGGTGAAGAAGGAAAACTTGTTATTAAAAGTCCTTGGCCCGGAATGGCTAGAACAATTCTTGGCGATTCGGATAGATTTAAAGATACATACTGGAAAGATTACGAACAGCAAGGATGGTACAAAGCCGGTGATTCGGCGAGAATTGACGAAGATGGATATGTCTGGATAATTGGCAGGATTGACGACGTAATTAAAGTAAGCGGTTATCGTTTGGGAACCGCGGAAATTGAAAGCGCGTTGGTAAGCCATTCAAAAGTTGCGGAAGCCGCCGCAATTGCACTTCCTCACGAATTAAAAGGAAACGCAATTCATGCTTATGTAATTTTAAAAGCCGGATTCAAAGGCGATGCCGAACTTGAAAGAAATTTAAAAGATCACGTCGGACATGAAATGGGTCCAATTGCAAAACCGGATTCCGTTACATTTGTAGATTCACTTCCGAAAACAAGAAGCGGAAAAATAATGCGAAGAGTTTTGAAAGCGCGCGCTCAAGGTTTGCCGGAAGGTGATTTAACAACAATCGAAGAATAA
- a CDS encoding VOC family protein has product MSDKYKIPNQTRIGHIHLKVSDIDRSLKFYIDILGFELVTMYGNQAAFISAGGYHHHIGLNTWESKNSPPASKFGVGLYHAAILYPTRKDLAEIFSRLIEVKYPISGAADHGVSEAIYLDDPDGNGIELYWDKPKELWPKNSDGSIEMYTKHLDLQNLIDELKQ; this is encoded by the coding sequence ATGAGTGACAAATATAAAATTCCAAATCAAACCAGAATTGGACACATACATTTAAAAGTTTCGGATATCGACAGATCTTTAAAATTTTACATAGATATTTTAGGATTTGAATTAGTTACAATGTACGGAAACCAAGCAGCTTTTATTTCCGCGGGCGGTTATCATCATCATATTGGCTTAAATACCTGGGAAAGTAAAAATTCTCCGCCTGCATCAAAGTTTGGAGTAGGTTTATATCACGCTGCTATTCTTTATCCTACAAGAAAAGATTTAGCGGAAATTTTCAGCAGACTTATCGAAGTAAAATATCCCATTAGCGGAGCCGCGGATCACGGAGTTTCGGAAGCAATTTATTTGGATGATCCTGATGGAAATGGAATTGAATTATATTGGGATAAACCAAAGGAATTGTGGCCTAAAAATTCCGATGGTTCAATTGAAATGTATACTAAACATCTTGATCTGCAAAATTTAATAGATGAATTGAAACAATGA